A single window of Chloroflexota bacterium DNA harbors:
- a CDS encoding peptide ABC transporter substrate-binding protein — MLRYLHAAVLVLAAGILSAGCAPRPAAPRAPVAVAPTSTPLRAPATTPTPSLTSTPSPRASGAPAPATHNATATPTPTIPPGMAGACGMLRLSYGRPPTTLNSHLALGVQDIDAARLVLEPLAAYSPRGEAIPVLAAEIPTIANSGVTTDFLTVTWKLKTGVVWSDGSDFTADDVLFTYRYVSDPQTGAVDRTAFDNILTISAPDRYTVRIRWREASQQPLEGFTGTSGQILQRRQFERFSGGNSRGGPNLAPVGTGPYIVREARAGDRIVYAVNPLYRERARGKPCFGEVELEGAPDPVTAARAALVTGQADYASVLPVDSAMLDKLAAVADARGILITRPGAGVERLLFNRTNPDPALGDYRSELTERGGAAHPFLSDLRVRRAMAMVIDRTALVAQVYGHAATPTCLALNGVAALVTAMAACPPVTDTTFLSATTLLADAGWYAGSDGVRHKIVRGQDIRMQVLFQTSANPLRERAAAYIKAAWERIGIDTRIRAVPAAVFFANPEFNASAAGRFYADVQMLGGGPDSPDPASFLKTWTCAEIRTRLQYWSGNNYERACTREYDRLFGHLVREGEPGWRAVLASQLQEILLSDLFWSPLFVRNTVAAQSRTLGGVDLNGVWDSELWNVADWRRLN; from the coding sequence ATGCTGCGCTATCTGCATGCGGCGGTGCTGGTGCTTGCCGCCGGCATTTTGTCGGCGGGCTGCGCGCCGCGGCCGGCGGCGCCCCGCGCGCCCGTAGCGGTTGCTCCGACGTCCACGCCTTTGCGTGCACCGGCGACGACGCCAACCCCGTCCCTCACGTCAACGCCGTCGCCGCGCGCATCTGGCGCGCCGGCGCCAGCTACCCACAACGCGACCGCGACGCCCACGCCGACCATACCACCCGGAATGGCCGGCGCGTGCGGCATGCTCAGACTGTCGTATGGCAGGCCGCCAACGACACTCAACTCGCATCTGGCGTTGGGCGTTCAAGATATCGATGCCGCGCGCCTCGTGCTCGAACCGCTTGCGGCATACAGCCCACGGGGCGAGGCGATCCCGGTGCTGGCGGCCGAAATCCCGACGATCGCCAACAGCGGGGTCACGACTGATTTTCTGACGGTTACGTGGAAGCTGAAGACGGGCGTCGTCTGGTCGGACGGGAGCGACTTCACGGCCGACGATGTGCTGTTCACCTATCGGTATGTCAGTGATCCACAAACCGGCGCCGTCGATCGGACGGCGTTTGACAACATCCTGACGATCAGCGCGCCGGATCGCTACACGGTGCGCATTCGCTGGCGCGAAGCGTCGCAGCAGCCGCTGGAAGGCTTCACCGGAACCAGCGGCCAAATCCTACAGCGTAGACAGTTTGAGCGTTTCAGCGGCGGCAACTCGCGTGGCGGCCCGAACCTGGCGCCCGTAGGGACGGGCCCATACATTGTTCGTGAGGCACGGGCGGGCGACAGGATTGTCTATGCGGTTAACCCGCTATACCGCGAGCGCGCGCGGGGCAAGCCGTGCTTTGGCGAAGTTGAGCTGGAGGGCGCACCCGACCCGGTCACGGCGGCACGTGCTGCACTGGTGACCGGCCAGGCAGACTATGCATCGGTACTGCCGGTCGATTCGGCCATGCTTGACAAACTGGCCGCAGTGGCCGACGCCCGAGGGATCCTCATAACACGTCCCGGCGCCGGGGTCGAGCGTTTGCTGTTCAATCGCACGAACCCCGACCCCGCATTGGGCGATTACCGCTCCGAACTAACCGAACGCGGCGGTGCGGCGCACCCGTTTCTCTCGGACCTGCGCGTCCGGCGCGCCATGGCGATGGTGATCGACCGGACGGCGTTGGTCGCTCAAGTTTACGGACACGCCGCGACGCCAACCTGTTTGGCGCTGAACGGCGTAGCCGCGCTTGTGACAGCCATGGCCGCATGTCCTCCGGTGACCGACACGACGTTCCTGTCGGCGACCACGCTGCTGGCGGATGCCGGCTGGTATGCCGGCAGCGATGGCGTGCGGCATAAGATTGTTCGTGGTCAGGATATACGCATGCAGGTGCTGTTCCAGACGAGCGCAAACCCGCTGCGCGAACGCGCCGCCGCATATATCAAGGCAGCCTGGGAGCGCATCGGGATCGATACCCGGATCCGTGCAGTCCCGGCTGCCGTGTTCTTCGCCAACCCGGAGTTCAACGCGTCCGCGGCCGGGCGATTCTACGCCGATGTGCAGATGCTTGGCGGCGGCCCGGATTCGCCCGACCCCGCGAGTTTCCTGAAGACGTGGACCTGCGCAGAGATTCGCACGCGTTTGCAGTACTGGAGCGGCAACAACTATGAGCGCGCTTGCACGCGCGAGTATGACCGGCTGTTCGGTCATTTGGTCAGGGAAGGGGAGCCGGGCTGGCGCGCGGTCCTCGCCTCGCAGCTCCAGGAGATCCTGCTAAGCGATCTGTTCTGGTCTCCATTGTTTGTGCGAAATACAGTTGCGGCTCAGAGCCGCACGCTCGGCGGCGTCGACCTGAATGGCGTTTGGGACTCGGAATTGTGGAATGTCGCCGACTGGCGGCGCCTGAACTGA
- the yhbY gene encoding ribosome assembly RNA-binding protein YhbY: MTTLTNTQRKYLKQLAHHLKPSVQIGKAGATESVRASLDQVLSAHELAKVRFIGFKEDKREIAAALAAQTSSELVQIIGHVVIFYRQQADTTKRQVELPA, from the coding sequence ATGACCACACTGACCAATACACAACGGAAGTACCTTAAGCAACTCGCTCACCATCTGAAGCCGAGCGTCCAGATCGGCAAAGCCGGGGCCACCGAATCCGTCCGCGCCAGTCTCGACCAGGTGCTCTCAGCACACGAGCTGGCCAAGGTGCGCTTCATCGGCTTCAAGGAAGACAAGCGTGAAATTGCGGCGGCGCTGGCCGCGCAAACGAGCAGCGAACTGGTGCAGATCATTGGCCACGTAGTGATCTTCTATCGCCAGCAGGCCGACACGACGAAACGGCAAGTCGAACTGCCGGCCTGA